One segment of Niveibacterium microcysteis DNA contains the following:
- a CDS encoding glutathione S-transferase family protein yields MITLYTYAQSGNCHKVRLFLGLLGLAFEARELNLAQGEHKTEEMLALNPFGQVPVLSDGEKTFSDSQAILVYLARRYGADHWLPLDPEGLAKVTRWLAAAAGEVQYGPAAARVAVIFRGEAPSDDARTRTTRLLQAMSRTLALGEWLAGDQPTIADVAVFPYLSVAHHGLIDLSPFPRVRDWLARVAALPGFVPMPELTPAFADRLATVQAAQTIKAA; encoded by the coding sequence ATGATCACGCTCTACACCTACGCCCAGTCCGGCAACTGTCACAAGGTTCGCCTCTTCCTTGGCCTGCTTGGTCTGGCCTTCGAGGCGCGCGAACTGAACCTCGCACAGGGCGAGCACAAGACCGAAGAGATGCTCGCGCTCAATCCGTTTGGCCAGGTGCCTGTGCTCTCCGATGGCGAGAAGACCTTCTCGGATTCGCAGGCGATTCTGGTCTACCTCGCACGTCGTTATGGCGCCGATCACTGGTTGCCGCTCGACCCCGAAGGCCTCGCCAAGGTGACCCGCTGGCTTGCGGCGGCGGCCGGCGAAGTGCAATACGGGCCTGCGGCCGCGCGCGTGGCGGTGATCTTCCGCGGCGAAGCACCCTCGGACGATGCTCGCACCCGCACCACCCGCCTGTTGCAGGCGATGTCGCGCACCCTCGCGCTGGGCGAATGGCTGGCGGGTGACCAGCCGACGATCGCCGATGTCGCGGTCTTCCCCTACCTCTCGGTCGCCCACCATGGCCTGATCGATCTGAGCCCCTTCCCACGTGTACGCGACTGGCTCGCCCGCGTGGCGGCGCTGCCCGGCTTCGTGCCCATGCCGGAACTGACGCCTGCCTTCGCCGACCGCCTCGCCACCGTCCAGGCTGCGCAGACGATCAAGGCGGCCTGA
- a CDS encoding LysR family transcriptional regulator: MDKLREMEAFVRIVEAGSLTAAAEAMQLSTPSMVRLLAGLEQRVGVRLLNRTTRRMALTPEGREFHARCQRILAEISDAEALLGQPGEVARGPLRFTAPALFGRMHVVPLASAFTRQHPEVRVEALLFDRIVDMVEEGVDVGIRIAHLPDSGLIAHPVGEVRRMWCASPDYLARAGTPRHPRELARHACLRFTVVTPRAEWQYLEDGVRHEVVVSGPLAASQAAPLIDACVDGLGIGMFLSYQVSDLLAAGRLQLVLPEYCLPPVPVSVVYPQARLLPARTRLFVDWLRRELPARIGTPP; the protein is encoded by the coding sequence ATGGACAAACTGCGCGAGATGGAAGCCTTCGTACGCATCGTGGAGGCCGGCAGCTTGACGGCAGCGGCCGAGGCGATGCAACTGTCGACCCCATCGATGGTGCGTCTGCTCGCCGGGCTGGAGCAACGCGTCGGCGTGCGCTTGCTCAACCGCACCACGCGGCGCATGGCGCTGACGCCGGAGGGGCGCGAATTCCATGCGCGCTGCCAGCGCATCCTGGCCGAAATCAGCGATGCCGAGGCCCTGCTCGGGCAACCGGGGGAGGTGGCGCGCGGCCCGTTGCGCTTTACCGCGCCAGCGCTCTTCGGCCGCATGCACGTGGTGCCGCTGGCGAGTGCGTTCACGCGCCAGCACCCCGAGGTGCGCGTCGAGGCCCTGCTGTTCGACCGCATCGTGGACATGGTCGAGGAAGGCGTGGATGTCGGCATCCGTATCGCCCACCTGCCCGACTCCGGCCTGATCGCGCATCCGGTCGGCGAGGTGCGCCGCATGTGGTGTGCAAGCCCCGACTACCTCGCGCGCGCCGGCACACCGCGCCATCCGCGCGAACTGGCCCGGCACGCCTGCCTGCGCTTTACCGTTGTTACGCCGCGCGCGGAGTGGCAGTACCTCGAAGATGGCGTGCGGCATGAGGTGGTGGTCAGCGGCCCGCTTGCTGCCAGCCAGGCCGCGCCGCTGATCGATGCCTGCGTCGACGGCCTTGGCATCGGCATGTTCCTCTCCTACCAGGTGAGCGATCTGCTCGCCGCCGGACGGCTGCAACTGGTGTTGCCGGAATACTGCCTGCCACCGGTGCCGGTCAGCGTGGTGTATCCGCAAGCACGCTTGCTGCCAGCACGTACCCGGTTGTTTGTCGACTGGCTGCGGCGCGAACTGCCAGCACGCATCGGCACACCGCCGTGA
- a CDS encoding ankyrin repeat domain-containing protein, with protein MTALHSAAERGNTEEVQRLLAAGEDVNLLDEFRQSALQLAAQSGNEALVGLLLAAGADVNSADRFGRRALHGAACHGHLRIAQRLLAAGAMPDATDSERSTALFWAAGDGHAALVTVLIAAGANVNARNVYQSSPLNWAARNGWTQVVALLLADGAKVNVACVNGWTPLHEAAMYGRDAVVQCLLDAGADVSLVDRKGLTAQARALQQGLHATADLLQPHNTAQAA; from the coding sequence ATGACCGCCTTGCACAGCGCAGCCGAACGCGGCAACACCGAGGAAGTCCAACGTCTGCTGGCCGCGGGGGAGGACGTCAACCTGCTCGACGAATTCCGCCAGAGCGCGCTGCAGCTCGCGGCCCAGTCGGGCAACGAGGCGCTGGTAGGTTTGCTGTTGGCCGCCGGCGCCGACGTCAATTCGGCCGACCGCTTTGGCCGGCGCGCGCTTCACGGCGCCGCCTGTCACGGCCATTTGCGCATTGCGCAGCGCCTGCTGGCCGCCGGCGCAATGCCCGACGCAACCGACTCGGAACGCAGCACCGCTTTGTTCTGGGCGGCGGGTGATGGTCACGCCGCGCTGGTGACCGTACTTATCGCGGCGGGTGCGAACGTCAATGCACGCAACGTGTATCAGTCCAGCCCGCTCAACTGGGCGGCGCGTAACGGCTGGACCCAGGTGGTCGCGCTCTTGCTGGCGGACGGCGCCAAGGTGAACGTGGCCTGCGTGAATGGCTGGACGCCACTGCACGAGGCCGCGATGTACGGGCGCGATGCCGTTGTGCAGTGTCTGCTCGATGCCGGGGCGGACGTCTCGCTGGTCGATCGAAAAGGGCTGACCGCGCAGGCGCGGGCGCTGCAGCAAGGCCTGCACGCGACGGCCGATCTGCTGCAGCCGCATAACACGGCACAGGCTGCCTGA
- a CDS encoding substrate-binding periplasmic protein has product MSILKSPLRALLAALLAGAVLAGPAIAAESMTVRIASLEWPPYTGETLPDGGSAVARLRDAYAAVGVQLQVEYLPWSRAVMAARTDPAVIGYFPEYDAATVRKHWLLSEPVGNSELGFAEPYDRPIVWRGPDTLAPLHVGVVQDYVNTDALDARIASGDQPFERSVSDRINLLKLAHHRVDVAVVDRMVFAWLMANDPMLHPYLGELVINPHLLERKTLHVAFRPDSAGRRAGKLLAEGLRRLEAAAPASPRR; this is encoded by the coding sequence ATGTCGATACTGAAGTCACCGCTCCGCGCCCTGCTTGCCGCCTTGCTCGCCGGCGCCGTCCTCGCCGGGCCGGCCATCGCGGCCGAGTCGATGACGGTTCGCATCGCATCACTCGAATGGCCGCCTTACACCGGCGAGACGCTGCCCGACGGCGGCTCCGCAGTCGCTCGCCTGCGCGACGCCTATGCGGCGGTCGGCGTGCAACTGCAGGTTGAATACTTGCCGTGGTCCCGCGCAGTGATGGCGGCGCGTACCGACCCGGCGGTGATCGGTTACTTTCCCGAATACGATGCCGCTACGGTACGAAAGCACTGGCTGCTGTCGGAGCCGGTCGGCAACAGCGAGCTGGGCTTTGCCGAACCCTACGACCGGCCGATCGTGTGGCGCGGCCCGGACACGCTCGCGCCACTGCACGTGGGCGTCGTGCAGGACTATGTGAACACTGACGCGCTGGACGCCCGCATCGCAAGCGGCGATCAGCCGTTCGAGCGCTCGGTGTCGGACCGGATCAACCTGCTGAAACTCGCCCATCACCGCGTGGATGTCGCGGTGGTGGACCGTATGGTCTTCGCTTGGCTGATGGCCAACGATCCGATGCTGCATCCGTATCTCGGCGAGCTGGTGATCAATCCGCACCTGCTTGAACGCAAGACGCTGCATGTTGCGTTCCGCCCCGACAGCGCCGGGCGGCGCGCCGGAAAACTGCTCGCCGAAGGCTTGCGCCGGCTGGAAGCCGCCGCGCCCGCAAGCCCGCGGCGCTGA